One Rhodospirillaceae bacterium genomic region harbors:
- a CDS encoding FAD-dependent oxidoreductase yields the protein MLPHVAALSDSTYRPVWLDSEGRPETLAPLEGDARCQLLIVGGGFTGLWAALQVKEQQPDLDVVLVEQTFIGDGASGRNGGFLNTSLTHGETNGDYHFPGEAEHLEELGLQNMKAFIETLERYNIDAEYEHVGHTAVATNEAMALKLRSQFEAGKAAGRDVVWFDGDDMRRQVNSPTYKAGLWHRDGQDGVVNPGKLCWGLKKTILSLGVRIFENTPVLDVAPDGDGMLTTCASANIRSDKILMATNAFRGLLPQIRRQVIPVWDYQIATEPLTPEQLDSINWGKNRHALSNEAYMFHYYRMTKDNRITWGGGGAVCYYYGSRTDQGVADDRGRFERLSKEFFETFPQLQGVRFSHRWSGIIASSTRFCMVPGVAFDGRVSWAVGYTGLGVGATRFGARIGLELLGYQPSDILDMLFVKRRAMNWAPEPLRWIGVTLTRHALAKADANGGKRGLWLKLLDYFHLTGFAC from the coding sequence ATGCTACCACATGTGGCTGCGTTAAGTGATTCCACATACCGTCCCGTCTGGCTCGATTCAGAGGGAAGACCAGAAACCCTAGCCCCACTTGAGGGTGATGCCCGTTGTCAATTGTTGATTGTCGGCGGAGGCTTTACGGGTTTGTGGGCGGCCTTGCAGGTAAAGGAACAGCAACCTGATCTGGATGTTGTTCTGGTAGAGCAAACATTTATTGGTGATGGAGCATCCGGCCGCAACGGCGGCTTCCTGAACACCAGCCTGACCCATGGCGAAACCAACGGCGACTATCATTTTCCCGGCGAGGCTGAACATCTTGAGGAACTTGGGCTACAGAACATGAAGGCGTTTATCGAGACTCTGGAACGCTACAACATTGACGCCGAGTATGAACATGTCGGCCATACAGCCGTTGCCACTAACGAGGCAATGGCCCTGAAGTTACGCAGTCAGTTTGAGGCCGGGAAAGCAGCGGGCCGGGATGTCGTCTGGTTTGATGGCGATGACATGCGTCGCCAGGTAAACTCCCCCACCTACAAGGCCGGGCTATGGCATCGTGACGGACAGGACGGTGTGGTTAACCCTGGAAAGCTGTGCTGGGGGCTTAAAAAAACCATCCTGTCGCTGGGTGTGCGCATTTTCGAGAACACACCCGTACTTGATGTCGCCCCAGATGGTGACGGGATGCTGACCACCTGCGCCTCTGCCAACATCCGAAGCGACAAAATTCTGATGGCGACGAATGCTTTTCGCGGTCTGCTTCCCCAAATCCGCAGGCAAGTGATACCCGTTTGGGATTATCAAATCGCCACCGAACCTTTAACCCCCGAGCAACTGGACTCCATCAACTGGGGCAAAAACCGTCATGCTCTCTCCAACGAAGCCTACATGTTTCATTATTACCGGATGACAAAAGACAACCGCATTACCTGGGGCGGTGGTGGCGCTGTTTGCTATTATTATGGCAGTCGCACGGATCAGGGTGTCGCCGATGACCGGGGGCGGTTTGAGCGCCTGTCCAAAGAATTCTTTGAAACCTTTCCGCAGTTACAAGGGGTCAGGTTCAGTCACCGCTGGAGCGGCATCATTGCCTCTTCAACGCGCTTTTGCATGGTTCCCGGCGTTGCTTTTGACGGGCGCGTGTCGTGGGCCGTCGGGTATACGGGACTTGGTGTCGGGGCGACACGGTTTGGCGCCCGCATTGGTCTGGAATTACTGGGTTATCAGCCCAGTGATATTCTGGACATGCTGTTTGTCAAAAGGCGCGCCATGAACTGGGCGCCTGAACCCCTACGCTGGATTGGCGTAACCTTGACCCGCCACGCCCTTGCAAAGGCTGATGCCAACGGGGGCAAGCGGGGGCTGTGGTTAAAACTTCTGGATTACTTCCATTTAACGGGGTTCGCCTGCTAA
- a CDS encoding DUF861 domain-containing protein, which yields MSSDKKVIRFERNGPAETGLEKMQLDQADFQSDLPEQYLHEYYGDEALGLSVGVWTTTTMQEQFGPYPGDEFMWILEGQVAMVDGDANETPVHEGQSFCVRNGIPVSWKQVGFLRKFYITYANPNAATPEIASADGGIMVLDPLALEAGLTKMDSTDQFVMIGDAPLQHDNILFTNDAGNMFVGMWDSTAFDSEMRPFPWHEFVQMLEGDLTITEEDGTVQQFTAGDAFFIPMGTVCRWQTSGIKKYYAIVDPAAG from the coding sequence ATGAGCTCTGATAAAAAAGTTATCCGGTTTGAACGCAATGGCCCCGCCGAAACGGGCCTAGAGAAAATGCAACTTGATCAAGCTGATTTTCAATCTGACCTGCCCGAGCAATATTTGCATGAGTACTACGGTGATGAGGCCTTGGGCCTGAGCGTTGGTGTTTGGACAACGACCACCATGCAGGAACAATTCGGCCCCTATCCAGGGGATGAGTTCATGTGGATACTTGAAGGCCAGGTGGCCATGGTTGATGGTGATGCAAACGAAACGCCAGTTCATGAGGGGCAATCTTTTTGCGTTCGCAACGGCATCCCCGTTAGCTGGAAACAGGTAGGTTTCTTAAGAAAATTCTATATCACTTACGCCAACCCGAATGCAGCGACACCTGAAATTGCTTCTGCAGATGGCGGCATCATGGTCCTTGATCCGCTCGCCCTTGAGGCAGGCTTGACAAAGATGGACAGCACCGATCAATTTGTGATGATTGGCGATGCGCCGCTTCAACATGACAATATTTTGTTCACCAACGATGCTGGGAACATGTTTGTCGGCATGTGGGACAGTACCGCCTTTGATAGCGAAATGAGGCCATTTCCCTGGCATGAGTTCGTACAAATGCTCGAAGGCGATCTGACGATCACTGAAGAGGACGGGACTGTCCAGCAGTTCACAGCCGGGGACGCCTTTTTCATCCCCATGGGCACGGTTTGTCGCTGGCAGACGAGTGGAATCAAGAAGTATTATGCGATTGTGGATCCTGCCGCAGGCTAA
- the betC gene encoding choline-sulfatase: MSQTSSRPNIVMIMADQLAPQFLPCHGHPVVKAPTIEKLASEGVVFDAAYTNAPLCAPSRFVMMSGRLPCKIAAWDNAVEFSSEVPTFAHYLSAEGYRTCLSGKMHFIGPDQLHGYGERLTTDVYPADFTWHPEWDRADARLDWFHNMEVVTKAGPCMRSLYLDYDDEAVFAAKRYIFDQARDGNEDPFLLTVSMIQPHDPYLCRQDKWDLYRDDDIDLPKTPPGSVDEDPHSARIRHSYGATDVDLDDQTLRNARRAYYGSISDIDDKVAEILGALEESGLRDNTIVIFTGDHGDMLGERGMWFKMSFFDYSSRVPLIVHAPKMFSPRRVGQAVSLVDFLPTLVELGRDGKSGNYATPLEGRSLLSHLNGGAGHDEVIGEYFAEGIATPMLMIRRGAHKFICAKGDPPQYYNLETDPEERLNLAADPAFIAQTNALQAEIDAAYDLDALTERVKESQRRRQFLKGVMREQAITWDYTPARDAAHDYVRNTMPIYQLEKRGRFPQV, from the coding sequence ATGTCGCAAACGTCATCACGCCCGAACATCGTTATGATTATGGCGGATCAGTTGGCCCCGCAATTCTTGCCCTGTCACGGACACCCTGTGGTCAAGGCCCCGACAATCGAGAAATTGGCCAGCGAAGGTGTCGTGTTTGACGCGGCCTATACCAACGCGCCGCTGTGCGCGCCATCGCGCTTCGTGATGATGAGTGGACGGCTTCCTTGCAAAATCGCCGCCTGGGACAACGCCGTCGAATTTTCTTCGGAGGTACCAACGTTTGCGCATTATTTATCAGCCGAAGGGTATCGAACGTGCCTTAGCGGCAAGATGCATTTCATTGGCCCCGACCAATTGCATGGATACGGTGAGCGCCTGACCACCGACGTCTACCCTGCGGATTTTACATGGCATCCGGAGTGGGACCGAGCTGACGCGCGGCTCGACTGGTTTCACAATATGGAGGTGGTGACAAAGGCCGGACCGTGTATGCGCTCGCTGTATCTGGACTACGATGACGAGGCAGTGTTCGCCGCCAAGCGCTATATTTTTGATCAGGCCCGCGATGGTAATGAAGATCCCTTTTTGCTGACCGTCTCGATGATCCAGCCCCACGATCCTTACCTTTGCCGGCAGGATAAATGGGACCTGTACCGGGATGATGATATCGACCTTCCCAAAACGCCGCCAGGTTCTGTTGATGAAGACCCCCATAGCGCCCGCATTCGCCACAGTTACGGTGCAACCGATGTTGATCTTGACGACCAAACCCTACGAAACGCACGGCGCGCTTATTACGGATCGATCAGTGATATTGACGACAAGGTTGCCGAGATTCTGGGCGCGCTCGAAGAGTCGGGACTTAGGGACAACACCATCGTTATCTTTACCGGTGACCATGGGGACATGCTGGGGGAACGGGGCATGTGGTTCAAAATGAGCTTCTTTGACTATTCATCCCGGGTTCCGCTGATCGTTCATGCACCGAAAATGTTTTCCCCACGCCGGGTCGGGCAAGCGGTTTCTCTTGTTGATTTCCTGCCGACGCTGGTTGAGCTTGGCCGTGACGGAAAATCCGGAAATTATGCGACGCCCCTCGAGGGGCGCTCGCTTCTGTCACATTTAAACGGCGGTGCTGGTCATGACGAAGTGATTGGCGAATACTTTGCCGAAGGCATTGCGACACCGATGTTGATGATCCGCCGGGGCGCACACAAATTCATTTGCGCGAAAGGCGATCCGCCCCAGTACTACAATCTGGAAACTGACCCCGAAGAACGGCTCAACCTTGCCGCCGATCCCGCATTCATTGCCCAGACCAACGCCTTGCAAGCGGAAATCGATGCAGCCTATGACCTGGACGCCTTGACAGAGCGTGTTAAGGAAAGCCAGCGCCGGCGACAGTTTCTTAAGGGCGTAATGCGCGAACAGGCCATCACCTGGGACTATACCCCGGCCCGTGACGCCGCCCACGATTACGTCCGCAACACGATGCCGATCTATCAACTTGAGAAGCGCGGACGATTTCCGCAGGTATAA
- a CDS encoding nucleoside deaminase yields MDQSTYMAMALKEAEKAADRGEVPVGAVIVDAVSGEVLAWAGNCTEEKNDPTAHAEMLVIREAAAKLESPRLENCDLYVTLEPCPMCATAISFARLRRLYFGAYDAKGGGVDHGPRVFEQSTCHHRPEVVGGMEETSASTLLKKFFKDLR; encoded by the coding sequence ATGGATCAGTCAACCTACATGGCAATGGCCTTGAAAGAGGCAGAAAAAGCCGCCGACCGGGGCGAAGTGCCGGTCGGGGCGGTTATTGTTGATGCGGTCAGCGGTGAGGTCCTTGCCTGGGCCGGAAACTGTACGGAAGAAAAGAACGACCCGACGGCTCATGCCGAGATGCTGGTGATAAGGGAGGCGGCCGCGAAGTTGGAAAGCCCGCGGCTCGAAAACTGCGACCTGTATGTCACCCTTGAGCCCTGTCCCATGTGCGCGACGGCGATTTCCTTCGCCCGCCTGCGCAGGCTTTATTTTGGCGCCTACGATGCAAAAGGTGGCGGCGTCGATCATGGTCCCAGGGTGTTTGAACAATCAACCTGTCACCACCGGCCCGAAGTGGTTGGCGGCATGGAAGAAACCTCGGCCAGTACCTTGCTGAAGAAGTTTTTCAAGGATTTGCGTTAA
- a CDS encoding gamma-glutamyl-gamma-aminobutyrate hydrolase family protein → MKTPIIGITLDSEDAGGYSKFPWYGLRENYAGAVSSADGLPLALPHQLDSVEQYLDLIDGLMITGGNFDIDPALFGASDRHDSVVTKDHRTSFEMAITKGALERNMPVLGICGGQQLLHVVLGGTLIQHIPDAIEQALAHEQPNPRDEVGHQAFVKEGTMLRRIVGTDTLEVNSAHHQAAADEPDGVIINARAPDGVIEGIECNAYAFCMGVQWHPEFHISEGDNLIIKAFIAAAGNANGSTEA, encoded by the coding sequence ATGAAAACACCCATCATTGGCATTACGTTGGATTCGGAAGATGCCGGCGGGTATTCAAAATTCCCCTGGTATGGATTGCGTGAAAATTACGCAGGCGCAGTCTCCAGCGCTGACGGCTTGCCATTGGCCCTGCCCCATCAACTTGACAGTGTTGAGCAATATCTGGACCTGATTGATGGTTTGATGATCACCGGCGGTAATTTTGATATTGATCCGGCTCTGTTTGGGGCCAGCGATCGCCATGACAGTGTTGTCACCAAAGACCACCGCACCAGCTTCGAGATGGCGATCACAAAAGGCGCACTTGAGCGAAATATGCCGGTGCTGGGCATTTGCGGCGGCCAGCAATTATTGCATGTGGTTTTGGGCGGCACCCTGATCCAGCATATCCCCGACGCTATTGAGCAAGCCCTTGCCCACGAACAACCCAATCCCCGCGACGAGGTGGGTCATCAGGCCTTTGTCAAGGAAGGCACCATGCTTCGGCGCATCGTCGGCACCGACACCCTTGAGGTCAACAGCGCCCATCACCAAGCGGCAGCCGATGAACCTGACGGCGTTATCATCAATGCCCGCGCCCCTGATGGCGTTATCGAAGGTATTGAATGTAACGCCTACGCCTTTTGTATGGGCGTCCAGTGGCACCCGGAATTTCATATCAGCGAGGGTGATAATCTGATTATCAAGGCTTTCATCGCCGCCGCAGGAAACGCCAATGGATCAACAGAAGCCTGA
- a CDS encoding rRNA pseudouridine synthase: MDQQKPERIAKVLARAGLCSRREAERWIEAGRVQVDGKTLSSPAFTVDQTNLIVVDGKPLAEPQETRLWRYHKPTGLVTTHKDPQGRPTVFERLPKELGRVISIGRLDLNSEGLLLLTNDGELARRMEMPATGWVRRYRVRVRGTVDEDKLKKLKDGITIAGVNYGSIDAVLDSKTRTNAWLSVALSEGKNREIRKVMEHMDLHVNRLIRLSYGPYHLDKLTRGAVQEVSAKMLRNQLSDDDAKTTGKTRGKGWAKAKKAPKKKRTLSLNKGRT, translated from the coding sequence ATGGATCAACAGAAGCCTGAACGTATCGCCAAGGTTCTGGCCCGAGCCGGATTGTGTTCTCGCCGCGAGGCCGAACGCTGGATCGAGGCAGGACGTGTTCAGGTCGATGGCAAGACCCTGAGCAGCCCGGCTTTTACCGTCGATCAGACAAACCTCATCGTGGTCGACGGCAAACCCCTGGCCGAGCCCCAGGAAACAAGACTGTGGCGCTATCACAAGCCGACCGGCCTTGTCACCACCCACAAGGACCCACAAGGCCGGCCAACGGTGTTCGAGCGTCTGCCTAAAGAACTGGGCAGGGTTATCTCCATCGGCCGCCTCGACCTGAATTCGGAAGGGCTGCTTCTGTTGACCAATGACGGGGAACTGGCCCGACGCATGGAAATGCCAGCCACCGGGTGGGTTCGCCGCTATCGGGTTCGGGTCCGTGGCACCGTTGATGAGGATAAGCTCAAAAAACTCAAGGACGGCATCACCATTGCCGGTGTCAACTATGGCTCCATTGACGCGGTTCTTGACAGCAAGACCCGGACAAACGCCTGGCTGAGTGTTGCTTTAAGCGAGGGTAAAAACCGGGAAATCCGCAAAGTCATGGAACACATGGACTTGCATGTAAATCGCCTGATCCGGCTTTCCTACGGCCCCTACCACCTGGATAAATTAACCCGTGGGGCGGTTCAGGAAGTCTCGGCAAAAATGCTGCGAAACCAGCTAAGTGACGATGACGCAAAAACAACCGGCAAGACCCGGGGCAAGGGTTGGGCGAAGGCAAAAAAAGCACCGAAGAAAAAGCGCACATTAAGCCTGAACAAGGGTCGCACGTGA
- the rsmD gene encoding 16S rRNA (guanine(966)-N(2))-methyltransferase RsmD, protein MKPEQGSHVRIIGGKFKGRTLSAPPGRDVRPTSDRAREGIFNILSHSIDWNGFDGQTVLDVFSGTGALGLEAMSRGATRGVFIDNDPVSLNCLRSNAASLGEASNITPLKLDVTRLAPPPRIAGAPLGLIFLDAPYGSNLTDQTLLGLSNKGWIANAGIVIVETGKDEELTIPRQFEILDTRTYGAAQVTFLKFST, encoded by the coding sequence ATTAAGCCTGAACAAGGGTCGCACGTGAGAATCATCGGTGGCAAATTCAAGGGGCGTACATTAAGCGCCCCGCCGGGACGGGATGTTCGCCCGACCTCGGACAGGGCCCGTGAGGGAATTTTCAACATCCTTTCCCATTCCATCGACTGGAACGGCTTCGACGGCCAAACCGTGCTTGATGTTTTTTCGGGCACCGGCGCACTGGGGTTGGAGGCGATGTCCCGCGGCGCCACACGCGGGGTTTTCATCGACAACGACCCGGTTTCCTTAAATTGTTTACGCAGCAACGCCGCCAGCCTTGGTGAGGCAAGCAACATCACCCCGCTTAAACTGGATGTAACACGGCTGGCACCGCCACCCAGAATAGCCGGAGCACCTCTCGGCCTGATTTTCCTCGATGCTCCTTACGGCTCCAACCTGACTGACCAGACCTTGTTGGGGTTATCGAACAAGGGCTGGATTGCCAACGCCGGTATTGTCATCGTTGAAACCGGCAAGGATGAAGAACTGACCATTCCACGTCAGTTTGAAATCCTTGATACCCGCACCTACGGTGCGGCACAGGTTACGTTCCTGAAGTTTTCAACTTGA
- the mutL gene encoding DNA mismatch repair endonuclease MutL — protein MTLRRLPENLVNRIAAGEVVERPASAVKELVENAIDAGASHIDILVRDGGRTQITVTDDGKGMSGDELQLAIERHATSKLPDDDLQNISSLGFRGEALASIGAVSRLQLTSRRPDDEEAWMLSVEGGVVGTPDPVAHPVGTRIDVRDLFFATPARLKFLKTPRAELGHVSEAVKRLAMAHPGIGFTLNNGERDMLRLAPSQGDLLDSRLERLGAIMGRDFADNAISIDAEREGVHLSGHAGLPTLNRGNAQMQFLFVNGRPVRDKLFYGALRGAYRDFLAGDRYPMVALFLEVPSDALDVNVHPAKTEVRFRDAALVRGLIVGAVKHALAEAGHRASTTVGHGALAAVQPGSLPLGGHGGGGGYSGGGSIPAGLAERAASFFAPGSGLEAPLAAPDAFNVGVAIDEAEDLADYPLGVARAQLHETYIVAQTADGIVIVDQHAAHERLVHERIKHALDQGGVSRQGLLIPEVVEMDETAVDRLNRRCDELFELGLTIEAFGPGALVVREVPALLGDCDIQGLLRDLADDLAEHDEALALKDRLGDVAAKMACHGSVRAGRRLNGTEMNALLREMEATPHSGQCSHGRPTYVELKLADIEKLFGRR, from the coding sequence ATGACCTTACGCCGCTTGCCGGAAAACCTGGTCAATCGCATCGCCGCCGGCGAAGTGGTCGAACGACCGGCCTCTGCGGTTAAGGAACTGGTAGAAAACGCTATCGATGCCGGGGCCAGCCACATCGACATTCTTGTTCGTGACGGTGGGCGTACCCAAATAACCGTCACCGATGATGGCAAGGGCATGTCTGGCGACGAGTTGCAACTGGCTATCGAGCGTCACGCCACATCGAAACTTCCCGATGATGATTTGCAAAATATTTCCAGCCTTGGTTTTCGCGGCGAGGCTTTGGCCTCAATCGGCGCGGTCAGCCGCCTGCAATTAACCAGTCGCCGCCCGGACGACGAAGAAGCCTGGATGTTAAGCGTCGAGGGCGGTGTCGTTGGCACGCCGGACCCGGTCGCCCATCCCGTCGGCACCCGCATTGATGTCCGCGACCTGTTTTTTGCGACCCCGGCGCGACTGAAGTTTCTGAAAACCCCGCGCGCCGAGCTTGGCCATGTCAGCGAAGCGGTGAAAAGACTGGCCATGGCCCATCCCGGTATTGGGTTCACCCTAAACAACGGCGAGCGCGACATGTTGCGTCTGGCCCCATCCCAGGGTGACCTGCTGGATAGTCGGCTTGAACGGCTGGGCGCGATCATGGGACGGGATTTTGCCGACAACGCTATTTCTATCGATGCCGAACGTGAAGGCGTCCATTTAAGCGGTCATGCTGGCCTTCCGACTTTGAACAGGGGTAACGCGCAAATGCAGTTCCTGTTCGTTAACGGCAGGCCGGTTCGCGACAAGTTGTTCTATGGCGCTCTCAGGGGCGCTTACCGGGATTTTCTGGCCGGTGATCGCTATCCCATGGTGGCGTTGTTTCTGGAAGTCCCCAGCGACGCCCTGGACGTTAATGTCCATCCGGCCAAGACCGAGGTGCGTTTTCGCGATGCCGCCCTGGTTCGCGGGCTGATTGTCGGGGCGGTCAAACATGCCCTGGCCGAAGCCGGACACCGTGCCTCAACCACGGTAGGTCACGGCGCACTCGCTGCGGTTCAACCCGGCTCACTGCCCTTGGGTGGTCATGGTGGCGGCGGCGGATACAGCGGTGGTGGTTCAATTCCTGCCGGGCTGGCCGAACGGGCGGCGAGTTTTTTCGCACCCGGCAGCGGTCTTGAAGCACCACTGGCCGCACCGGATGCCTTTAATGTTGGTGTCGCCATCGACGAGGCTGAAGACTTGGCCGATTATCCGCTTGGGGTGGCCAGGGCGCAGTTGCATGAAACCTATATCGTCGCCCAAACAGCCGACGGTATTGTCATTGTCGATCAACACGCCGCCCATGAACGACTGGTTCACGAGCGCATCAAGCACGCCCTCGATCAGGGCGGGGTTAGCCGTCAGGGCTTGCTGATCCCGGAAGTCGTGGAAATGGATGAAACCGCCGTCGATCGCCTGAACAGACGGTGCGATGAATTGTTCGAGCTGGGCCTGACCATTGAAGCCTTCGGTCCCGGTGCACTTGTCGTGCGCGAGGTTCCGGCCTTGCTGGGTGATTGTGATATTCAGGGTTTGCTGCGTGACCTGGCCGATGATCTGGCCGAACATGATGAGGCGCTGGCCCTCAAAGACCGGCTAGGCGATGTCGCCGCAAAAATGGCCTGTCATGGCTCGGTGCGTGCAGGCAGGCGTCTCAACGGGACAGAAATGAATGCCCTGCTGCGCGAGATGGAGGCGACACCACATTCCGGCCAGTGCAGTCATGGTCGCCCAACGTACGTTGAGCTGAAACTTGCAGATATCGAGAAGCTGTTCGGCAGGCGTTAA
- a CDS encoding glucose-6-phosphate isomerase translates to MLYRHDTENCFASAIGARGLTDDQYASTLAQTGAALDVISQAYADNSLPLLRLAEADADLQSVKPLAERWRQDFDDVVVLGTGGSSLGGQTVCALADVGFGPRAGAPHLHFIDNIDPHTFDALFGQVGLNRTGFIVISKSGGTAETITQFLICLEAMDVEAGEDAAADAFLIITEPGDNPLRQIAMSRGLSVFDHDPGIGGRFSVLSQVGMLPAMIAGLDPAAVRSGAGEVLKAALDAKTPADCPAAVGAALNVSLFKNKGATSTVLMPYADRLASFAMWFQQLWGESLGKDGTGTTPIGAIGTRDQHSQLQLYLDGPHDKMFTLLTIDVAGAGGTVNASSDDRLAYLNGRSMGDLLEAEQRATAAALVDKGCPTRMISINALDEKSLGALMMHFMLETIIAAHLLGVNPFDQPAVETGKQLARQFLSEMDSPA, encoded by the coding sequence ATGCTCTACCGTCACGACACTGAAAACTGTTTTGCCAGCGCCATTGGCGCGCGCGGCCTGACAGACGATCAATACGCCAGCACTCTTGCCCAAACAGGCGCGGCGCTGGATGTCATCTCCCAGGCGTATGCGGACAACAGTCTGCCGCTGTTGCGCCTGGCCGAAGCGGACGCTGATTTGCAATCCGTAAAGCCGCTTGCCGAGCGTTGGCGGCAGGATTTTGATGACGTTGTGGTTCTTGGAACCGGTGGGTCAAGCCTTGGCGGGCAAACAGTTTGCGCGCTTGCCGATGTGGGCTTTGGGCCACGGGCGGGGGCGCCGCATCTTCATTTCATTGATAACATCGACCCCCATACTTTCGACGCCCTGTTCGGGCAGGTTGGGCTTAATCGTACCGGCTTTATTGTCATATCGAAGTCCGGCGGCACCGCTGAAACCATAACCCAGTTTTTGATTTGCCTTGAGGCAATGGATGTCGAGGCCGGTGAAGACGCGGCGGCTGATGCATTCCTGATCATCACCGAGCCTGGCGACAATCCATTGCGCCAGATCGCAATGAGCCGGGGTTTAAGCGTGTTCGATCACGACCCGGGTATCGGCGGCCGGTTTTCCGTGTTGTCTCAAGTTGGCATGTTGCCGGCAATGATCGCAGGCCTCGATCCAGCAGCTGTACGTTCTGGCGCGGGTGAAGTTCTTAAGGCTGCTCTTGATGCAAAGACGCCAGCGGATTGCCCGGCTGCTGTCGGCGCGGCGCTTAATGTGTCGTTGTTTAAAAACAAGGGCGCAACATCGACGGTGTTGATGCCTTATGCCGACAGACTGGCAAGTTTTGCTATGTGGTTTCAGCAATTGTGGGGCGAAAGCCTGGGCAAGGATGGCACCGGCACGACGCCGATCGGGGCTATTGGCACCCGCGACCAGCATAGTCAGTTACAACTTTATCTTGATGGCCCCCATGACAAGATGTTCACCCTGTTAACCATCGATGTTGCCGGGGCTGGCGGGACGGTAAATGCCAGCAGCGACGACCGCCTGGCTTACCTGAATGGACGTTCCATGGGCGATCTTCTGGAGGCCGAGCAAAGAGCGACGGCGGCGGCACTTGTCGACAAGGGATGCCCGACCCGGATGATCAGCATCAACGCACTGGATGAGAAAAGCCTCGGCGCCCTGATGATGCATTTCATGCTCGAAACCATCATCGCCGCCCACTTGCTGGGGGTAAATCCCTTCGATCAACCGGCCGTGGAAACCGGCAAACAATTGGCGCGGCAATTTTTGTCGGAAATGGACAGTCCCGCATGA